A window from Cellulomonas sp. C5510 encodes these proteins:
- a CDS encoding universal stress protein — protein sequence MSNEVVVGVEGTVSSEGAVRWGADAAAARGAELLLVHALGDVPWDDALAEVARGVLDRAAERAREVSPSVKIRTEVEADRPARCLVRRSGSARLLVVGTRRLTPAQRVFSGSRSYEIAAAASCSVAVVPAVPVEADNRVVVGVDGSADSVAAVTAGAQEAERHGAVLQVVHAWEEPALLLAQGYVPPDLTARMREDEAAVLARATAGLADRFPDLEVERTLVKAQPATALLAAGSHARLVVVGSRGLHGVSRLLVGSTSHAVILHARRPVLVVRA from the coding sequence ATGAGCAACGAGGTCGTCGTGGGGGTGGAGGGCACGGTCTCCAGCGAGGGTGCCGTGCGCTGGGGTGCGGACGCCGCGGCCGCCCGCGGTGCGGAGCTGCTGCTGGTGCACGCGCTCGGTGACGTCCCGTGGGACGACGCGCTCGCGGAGGTCGCCCGCGGCGTGCTCGACCGGGCGGCCGAGCGCGCCCGCGAGGTCAGCCCGTCCGTGAAGATCCGCACGGAGGTGGAGGCCGACCGGCCGGCCCGCTGCCTCGTGCGCCGCTCGGGCTCCGCCCGGCTGCTGGTGGTCGGGACCCGTCGGCTGACGCCGGCGCAGCGGGTGTTCTCCGGGTCGCGGTCGTACGAGATCGCCGCGGCCGCGAGCTGCTCCGTCGCCGTCGTCCCGGCGGTGCCCGTGGAGGCGGACAACCGGGTCGTGGTGGGGGTCGACGGATCGGCGGACAGCGTCGCCGCGGTGACGGCCGGGGCGCAGGAGGCCGAGCGTCACGGCGCCGTGCTCCAGGTGGTGCACGCCTGGGAGGAGCCGGCGCTCCTGCTCGCGCAGGGGTACGTGCCGCCGGACCTGACCGCGCGGATGCGCGAGGACGAGGCCGCCGTCCTGGCGCGCGCCACCGCCGGGCTCGCGGACCGGTTCCCGGACCTGGAGGTCGAGCGGACGCTGGTGAAGGCCCAGCCCGCGACCGCGCTGCTGGCCGCGGGGTCGCACGCACGCCTGGTCGTGGTCGGCAGCCGGGGCCTGCACGGGGTCTCGCGCCTGCTCGTCGGGTCGACGAGCCACGCCGTGATCCTGCACGCCCGGCGGCCGGTGCTCGTGGTCCGCGCCTGA
- a CDS encoding metal-sensitive transcriptional regulator, with amino-acid sequence MPATTDPEAARRILNRLRRARGQLNAVIDAVENGGSCRDVVTQLAAVSSALDRAGYAVIATAMKECLVEPGAVRSEDGLTPDELEKLFLTLA; translated from the coding sequence ATGCCCGCCACCACCGACCCCGAGGCCGCCCGCCGCATCCTCAACCGCCTGCGCCGCGCACGCGGACAGCTCAACGCCGTCATCGACGCGGTCGAGAACGGCGGGTCGTGCCGCGACGTCGTCACGCAGCTCGCCGCCGTCTCCAGCGCGCTGGACCGCGCCGGCTACGCCGTGATCGCCACCGCCATGAAGGAGTGCCTGGTCGAGCCCGGGGCCGTCCGCAGCGAGGACGGCCTCACGCCCGACGAGCTCGAGAAGCTGTTCCTCACGCTCGCCTGA
- a CDS encoding cation-transporting P-type ATPase, whose translation MTATPHPGGGVLTAATETSGLRSAEAAAALRRDGPNALPPPARPHPVRQLLAQMTHRFALMLWAAAVLALLAGMVPLAAAIGVVVLVNGCFAFWQEYRADRAAERLAVLVPSRARVRRDGEVRTVDTAQVVVGDVVLLAAGDRVCADLTVLDAHALSVDESLLTGESVAARPGPGDPLLCGTFVVEGEAAARADRTGTATRLAGISALTRGTSRSRTPLARELDRVVRVVSYTALAVGVVLAGGALLLGLSTVDALVFGLGVMVALVPEGLLPTVTLSLARSAQQMASRQALVRRLDAVETLGAPTFVCTDKTGTLTRNHMTVARVWTPRGEVALPGSDYDPTVPLPAAPADDGGAVGVDGATAGAVDRAVRRAARSAALCVQGRAVLGTAGWAADGDPMEAALDVVDRRLTAAPRPAPLRRYPYTAARRRSAVLVPGAGPAPGPTSPPALPGAGEGAERPDVLHVLGAPESVLAVCVPGDEVARAAVRADELAASGLRVVAVARRTAPGLAAEADPEHDLVLTGLLALEDPPLDDVAGAVAACHEAGIRLAMVTGDHPATAAAVARQVGLLRGSGPVLVAADLPDDPAALAGVLDHPDGAVVARVGPEDKLRIAQALQSRGHVVAMTGDGVNDAPALRVADVGVAMGRGGSDVAREASDLVLLDDRFGTIVAAVELGRATTHNIRRFLTYHLTDNVAELAPFVLWALTAGQVPLAIGVLQVLALDIGTDLLPALALGAEPPHPRTLHGPVRAEHLVDRHLLARAFGVLGLAEAVGSLATFLVVLLAGGWSWGATPRPALLATASGAAFAAIVLGQLVNAVACRSRTRPVTRMGLRGNPLLPWALASEAVALALVLGLPPVASLLGGTWPDPRGWACAVLTGTLVAVADATHKRLRVHHDGGLRGDAVAAPRPGR comes from the coding sequence ATGACGGCGACGCCGCACCCCGGCGGCGGCGTGCTCACCGCCGCGACGGAGACGAGCGGGCTGAGGTCCGCAGAGGCAGCGGCTGCGCTGCGCCGCGACGGCCCCAATGCGCTGCCGCCCCCGGCCCGCCCGCACCCGGTGCGTCAGCTCCTGGCGCAGATGACGCACCGGTTCGCGCTCATGCTCTGGGCGGCCGCCGTGCTGGCGCTGCTCGCCGGCATGGTGCCGCTGGCGGCAGCGATCGGGGTGGTCGTCCTGGTCAACGGGTGCTTCGCGTTCTGGCAGGAGTACCGGGCGGACCGGGCGGCCGAGCGCCTGGCGGTGCTGGTCCCGTCCCGCGCACGGGTACGGCGCGACGGCGAGGTGCGCACGGTCGACACCGCGCAGGTCGTCGTCGGTGACGTCGTGCTGCTGGCCGCCGGCGACCGGGTCTGCGCCGACCTCACCGTCCTGGACGCGCACGCCCTGTCGGTGGACGAGTCGCTGCTCACCGGGGAGAGCGTCGCCGCCCGCCCGGGCCCCGGGGACCCGCTGCTGTGCGGCACGTTCGTGGTCGAGGGCGAGGCGGCGGCGCGCGCGGACCGCACCGGCACCGCGACGCGGCTCGCCGGGATCTCCGCGCTCACCCGCGGGACCAGCAGGTCCCGCACGCCGCTCGCCCGCGAGCTGGACCGGGTGGTGCGCGTCGTGTCGTACACCGCGCTGGCGGTCGGCGTGGTCCTGGCCGGCGGCGCGCTCCTGCTGGGACTGAGCACCGTCGACGCGCTGGTGTTCGGGCTGGGCGTCATGGTGGCGCTCGTCCCCGAGGGGCTGCTGCCGACGGTGACGCTGTCGCTCGCCCGGTCGGCGCAGCAGATGGCCTCCCGGCAGGCGCTCGTCCGCCGCCTGGACGCGGTGGAGACGCTCGGCGCGCCGACGTTCGTCTGCACGGACAAGACGGGGACCCTGACGCGCAACCACATGACGGTGGCACGCGTGTGGACCCCGCGCGGCGAGGTGGCGCTCCCGGGCTCCGACTACGACCCCACGGTCCCACTGCCCGCCGCGCCGGCGGACGACGGCGGCGCGGTCGGGGTCGACGGCGCGACGGCCGGGGCCGTGGACCGTGCGGTGCGGCGCGCGGCGCGGTCGGCAGCGCTGTGCGTGCAGGGTCGCGCGGTGCTCGGCACCGCAGGGTGGGCGGCGGACGGGGACCCGATGGAGGCCGCGCTCGACGTGGTCGACCGCCGGCTCACGGCGGCACCCCGGCCGGCCCCGCTGCGCCGCTACCCGTACACCGCCGCGCGTCGGCGGTCGGCGGTGCTGGTGCCGGGAGCCGGGCCCGCCCCCGGTCCCACGTCCCCTCCGGCGCTCCCCGGGGCCGGCGAGGGCGCCGAGCGGCCGGACGTGCTGCACGTGCTGGGCGCGCCGGAGTCGGTGCTCGCGGTCTGCGTGCCCGGCGACGAGGTCGCCCGGGCGGCCGTGCGCGCTGACGAGCTCGCGGCCTCCGGGCTCCGGGTGGTCGCGGTCGCCCGGCGCACGGCTCCCGGCCTCGCCGCCGAGGCCGACCCCGAGCACGACCTGGTGCTCACCGGCCTCCTCGCTCTCGAGGACCCGCCCCTGGACGACGTGGCCGGCGCCGTCGCGGCGTGCCACGAGGCCGGGATCCGGCTCGCGATGGTCACCGGGGACCACCCGGCGACGGCCGCGGCCGTCGCCCGGCAGGTGGGTCTGCTGCGCGGCAGCGGCCCGGTGCTCGTCGCGGCGGACCTGCCGGACGACCCGGCCGCGCTGGCCGGCGTCCTCGACCACCCGGACGGCGCTGTCGTCGCCCGCGTCGGCCCGGAGGACAAGCTGCGCATCGCCCAGGCCCTGCAGTCCCGCGGGCACGTCGTCGCCATGACCGGAGACGGCGTCAACGACGCGCCCGCGCTCCGCGTGGCGGACGTCGGCGTGGCGATGGGCCGCGGCGGGAGCGACGTCGCGCGCGAGGCGTCCGACCTGGTGCTGCTGGACGACCGCTTCGGCACGATCGTCGCCGCCGTGGAGCTCGGCCGGGCCACGACGCACAACATCCGGCGGTTCCTCACGTACCACCTGACCGACAACGTCGCGGAGCTCGCGCCGTTCGTGCTCTGGGCGCTGACCGCCGGGCAGGTGCCGCTCGCGATCGGGGTGCTCCAGGTGCTCGCGCTCGACATCGGGACGGACCTGCTGCCGGCGCTCGCGCTGGGCGCCGAGCCCCCGCACCCGCGCACGCTGCACGGACCGGTGCGCGCCGAGCACCTCGTGGACCGGCACCTGCTGGCGCGCGCGTTCGGCGTGCTCGGGCTCGCCGAGGCGGTGGGCTCGCTCGCGACCTTCCTCGTCGTGCTGCTCGCCGGCGGGTGGTCCTGGGGCGCCACGCCCCGGCCGGCGCTGCTCGCGACCGCCTCGGGGGCGGCGTTCGCCGCGATCGTGCTCGGGCAGCTCGTCAACGCGGTCGCGTGCCGCAGCCGGACCCGCCCGGTCACGCGGATGGGGCTGCGCGGCAACCCCCTGCTGCCCTGGGCCCTCGCGAGCGAGGCGGTCGCGCTCGCGCTCGTCCTGGGCCTGCCTCCGGTGGCCTCCCTGCTCGGCGGCACCTGGCCCGACCCGCGGGGCTGGGCCTGCGCCGTGCTGACCGGGACGCTGGTCGCGGTCGCCGACGCCACGCACAAGCGCCTCCGTGTGCACCACGACGGCGGCCTCCGGGGCGACGCGGTCGCCGCGCCGCGTCCCGGCCGCTGA
- a CDS encoding universal stress protein, which produces MGHEVVVGVEGTLSSRRAVHWAAEAAWARRTELLLVHAVGKPAPGQEAAWSEAVDGGVHEMLRRETERVRRAEPGLTVRAEVDLDTPARALTQRSRTAQLVVVGTRRTTAAQRVFSGSLSYQVAAGASCSVAVVPPLTGHAENRVVVGLDRSPDAQAAVRAGAREADRVGARLELLHAWQPPAAAGDRALVDGTADDLADDFPGLAVDRRLVQSHPAIALLTAAAGARLLVVGSRGTDGVPRIPLGATSHALVLHAPCPVLVVRT; this is translated from the coding sequence ATGGGTCACGAGGTCGTCGTCGGCGTGGAGGGCACGCTCTCCAGCAGACGTGCCGTGCACTGGGCCGCCGAGGCGGCCTGGGCGCGCCGCACGGAGCTGCTGCTGGTCCACGCGGTCGGGAAGCCGGCCCCCGGGCAGGAGGCCGCCTGGTCGGAGGCGGTGGACGGCGGCGTGCACGAGATGCTCCGCCGCGAGACCGAGCGGGTACGTCGCGCCGAACCGGGGCTGACCGTCCGGGCCGAGGTGGACCTCGACACGCCCGCCCGGGCGCTGACGCAGCGTTCGCGCACCGCGCAGCTCGTCGTCGTGGGCACCCGTCGCACGACCGCCGCGCAACGCGTGTTCTCCGGGTCGCTGTCCTACCAGGTCGCCGCCGGGGCCTCCTGCTCGGTGGCCGTGGTCCCGCCGCTGACCGGGCACGCCGAGAACCGCGTCGTCGTGGGCCTCGACCGTTCGCCCGACGCCCAGGCCGCCGTCCGCGCCGGTGCCCGCGAGGCCGACCGCGTCGGCGCTCGCCTGGAGCTGCTGCACGCCTGGCAGCCGCCCGCCGCGGCCGGGGACCGGGCGCTGGTCGACGGCACCGCCGACGACCTCGCGGACGACTTCCCGGGGCTTGCCGTCGACCGGCGGCTGGTGCAGTCCCACCCCGCGATCGCGCTGCTTACCGCTGCCGCCGGAGCACGGCTGCTGGTGGTCGGCAGCCGCGGGACCGACGGCGTCCCGCGGATCCCGCTCGGCGCCACCAGCCACGCGCTGGTCCTGCACGCCCCGTGCCCCGTGCTCGTGGTCCGCACCTGA
- a CDS encoding flavodoxin/nitric oxide synthase → MSALVVYESMFGSTRDVAHAVADGLRETVPVRVVEVGALLAEPGGTAVPEEVGLLVVGGPTHAFGMSRESTRASAAREARTGAEALVSRHVGIREWLDVVRMPAHTLLVATFDTRLRRPNLPGSAARSAERALRHRGAVPAVDARSFEVLGMADGLAEGELAAAQEWGRLLAGTLPASR, encoded by the coding sequence ATGTCCGCCCTGGTCGTGTACGAGTCGATGTTCGGCAGCACGCGCGACGTCGCGCACGCCGTCGCCGACGGGTTGCGCGAGACCGTGCCGGTACGGGTCGTGGAGGTCGGCGCCCTGCTCGCGGAGCCCGGCGGCACCGCGGTGCCCGAGGAGGTCGGCCTGCTCGTGGTCGGCGGCCCGACCCACGCCTTCGGCATGAGCCGGGAGTCCACGCGGGCGTCCGCGGCGCGCGAGGCGCGGACCGGGGCCGAGGCGCTCGTCTCCCGGCACGTGGGCATCCGCGAGTGGCTCGACGTCGTCCGGATGCCGGCGCACACCCTGCTCGTCGCGACCTTCGACACCAGGCTGCGCCGGCCGAACCTGCCCGGGTCGGCCGCCCGGTCGGCCGAGCGCGCGCTGCGGCACCGCGGCGCCGTCCCCGCCGTCGACGCCCGGTCGTTCGAGGTGCTCGGCATGGCCGACGGTCTGGCCGAGGGCGAGCTGGCGGCGGCGCAGGAGTGGGGGCGTCTGCTGGCCGGGACGCTGCCCGCCTCGCGATGA
- a CDS encoding dsRBD fold-containing protein, whose protein sequence is MDSTPIAAVSWQSRGALVRLEHEHPGRAYLAVRSAPTPRGDAAARDLVCAAVVRARAERISHLVTALDASRPVCGVVLTALRDQIGTHVRELECHRSGASVLVSVELLPPSRDDGAWASPGTRPGRRAPVSLAWHVRVYLTAAPDVPAPGHGTTTAHAVLTVDDAKRLTGTGRAHRHPHDVDVREVGEELATARALAELADRLLADARDQIGAGGAGGAPAAGGSASR, encoded by the coding sequence GTGGACAGCACCCCGATCGCGGCCGTGTCGTGGCAGTCGCGCGGCGCCCTGGTCCGCCTCGAGCACGAGCACCCGGGGCGGGCGTACCTGGCGGTCCGGTCCGCGCCGACGCCGCGTGGGGACGCCGCGGCCCGCGACCTGGTGTGCGCCGCGGTGGTGCGGGCCCGGGCGGAGCGGATCAGCCACCTCGTGACCGCCCTCGACGCGTCGCGCCCGGTCTGCGGCGTGGTGCTCACCGCGCTGCGGGACCAGATCGGCACCCACGTACGGGAGCTGGAGTGCCACCGCAGCGGCGCGAGCGTGCTCGTCTCCGTCGAGCTCCTGCCCCCGTCCCGGGACGACGGCGCCTGGGCGTCGCCCGGCACCCGCCCGGGGCGACGCGCCCCGGTGTCGCTCGCGTGGCACGTGCGGGTCTACCTGACGGCGGCTCCCGACGTGCCCGCGCCCGGCCACGGGACGACCACCGCCCACGCCGTGCTGACGGTCGACGACGCGAAGCGGCTCACGGGGACCGGGCGCGCGCACCGGCACCCGCACGACGTCGACGTCCGGGAGGTGGGCGAGGAGCTGGCGACGGCGCGCGCGCTCGCCGAGCTCGCGGACCGGCTGCTCGCCGACGCCCGCGACCAGATCGGCGCCGGGGGCGCCGGGGGCGCGCCGGCAGCGGGCGGGAGCGCGAGCCGCTGA
- a CDS encoding dsRBD fold-containing protein, with amino-acid sequence MTHTWDVRIDLFEASDVPAADHTTTTAHAILSTSAGTRMSGTGRARRRPGETDVPEIGDELAAARALRELADRLLAASSADISEIEHREVHLAR; translated from the coding sequence ATGACGCACACCTGGGACGTGCGGATCGACCTGTTCGAGGCCTCGGACGTGCCCGCCGCCGACCACACCACGACCACCGCCCACGCGATCCTCAGCACGTCCGCGGGCACGCGCATGAGCGGGACCGGGCGCGCGCGTCGCCGTCCCGGGGAGACCGACGTGCCGGAGATCGGCGACGAGCTCGCCGCGGCGCGGGCGCTCCGCGAGCTCGCGGACCGCCTGCTGGCGGCCTCGTCCGCCGACATCTCGGAGATCGAGCACCGCGAGGTTCACCTGGCGCGGTGA
- a CDS encoding glutamate--cysteine ligase, which translates to MELPTAGRPGTSCRPAQGRVPEPCLDAPPEAPPDLPPGDARRWAGDRVADRFPDRSAAVRTVGVEEELLLVDPRSGRAVPVAPRVLALAADAAGRPLLASELQQEQIETATPPRTALGAVEEDLRLLRACAGRAARAAGALAVPLATAPLPGRPSLTPDARYAAIRDRFALTCLQQLTCGCHVHVAVRSAREGVAVLDRVRVWLPVVAALAANSPFVDGEDTGYAGYRTQVWGRWPTTGPADLYGSVAVYRERLRRYLDSGVLLDAGMLYADARLSHRYPTVEVRVADVCRDVEDAVLVAALARGLVDTAAREWRAGLPAPAVETGLLRLAAGRARRSGVAGELLHPLSGLPVPAGSAVAALLAHVAPALEATGDRAAAERRAERVLARGTGATWQREEAARAGLAGMVRRAAV; encoded by the coding sequence ATGGAGCTGCCGACGGCCGGCCGGCCGGGGACGTCCTGCCGGCCCGCGCAGGGCCGCGTGCCCGAGCCGTGCCTGGACGCACCACCCGAGGCTCCGCCGGACCTGCCGCCGGGTGACGCGCGCCGGTGGGCGGGGGACCGCGTCGCCGACCGGTTCCCCGACCGGTCCGCCGCCGTGCGGACCGTCGGTGTCGAGGAGGAGCTGCTGCTGGTGGACCCGCGCAGCGGCCGGGCGGTGCCGGTGGCACCGAGGGTCCTGGCGCTCGCTGCCGACGCCGCCGGGCGTCCGCTGCTGGCCTCGGAGCTGCAGCAGGAGCAGATCGAGACGGCGACGCCCCCGCGCACGGCTCTCGGCGCCGTGGAGGAGGACCTCCGCCTGCTGCGAGCGTGCGCCGGGCGCGCCGCCCGTGCGGCGGGGGCGCTGGCGGTGCCGCTCGCGACCGCGCCGTTGCCGGGGCGTCCGTCGCTGACGCCCGACGCGCGGTACGCGGCCATCCGCGACAGGTTCGCGCTCACGTGCCTCCAGCAGCTGACGTGCGGCTGCCACGTGCACGTCGCCGTGCGGTCGGCGCGCGAGGGCGTCGCCGTCCTCGACCGCGTGCGCGTCTGGCTGCCGGTCGTCGCTGCACTGGCGGCCAACTCGCCCTTCGTGGACGGCGAGGACACCGGGTACGCGGGCTACCGCACGCAGGTCTGGGGACGCTGGCCCACGACCGGCCCGGCGGACCTGTACGGCTCGGTGGCCGTGTACCGCGAGCGCCTCCGCCGGTACCTGGACTCCGGTGTGCTGCTCGACGCGGGGATGCTCTATGCGGACGCCCGGCTGTCGCACCGGTACCCGACGGTGGAGGTGCGGGTGGCGGACGTGTGCCGGGACGTCGAGGACGCCGTGCTGGTCGCCGCGCTCGCCCGCGGCCTGGTCGACACCGCCGCCCGGGAGTGGCGCGCGGGCCTGCCGGCGCCGGCCGTCGAGACGGGGCTGTTGCGGCTCGCCGCCGGGCGGGCGCGCCGCTCCGGGGTGGCGGGCGAGCTGCTGCACCCGCTCTCGGGGCTGCCGGTGCCGGCGGGGTCCGCGGTCGCGGCGCTGCTCGCGCACGTCGCGCCGGCGCTCGAGGCGACCGGTGACCGGGCCGCGGCCGAGCGCCGGGCGGAGCGGGTGCTCGCCCGGGGCACCGGGGCGACGTGGCAGCGGGAGGAGGCGGCCCGCGCCGGGCTCGCGGGGATGGTGCGGCGCGCGGCGGTGTGA
- a CDS encoding SDR family NAD(P)-dependent oxidoreductase yields MDRLSGKVAVITGAASGMGLAAAELFAREGARVVATDVVADVLEAQVGRLEGDLTAVPLDVVRAEQWAHVVDTAVRTYGGVDVLVNNAGVFLAKGVLETEREDWDRVLSINAMGVWLGMKAVIPQMQRRGGGSIVNCSSIAGLIGGEADGHGAAYSASKGAVRSMTKHAAQWFAGDGIRVNSVHPGAVFTGMARAAGIESREAMAAFDQGRTPLPPHVGEPMDIAYGYLYLASDESAFVTGAELVIDGGWTTH; encoded by the coding sequence ATGGACCGGCTGAGCGGGAAGGTCGCCGTCATCACGGGAGCGGCGAGCGGCATGGGGCTGGCCGCGGCGGAGCTGTTCGCCCGGGAGGGTGCGCGGGTGGTCGCGACCGACGTGGTCGCGGACGTGCTCGAGGCCCAGGTCGGTCGGCTCGAGGGCGATCTCACGGCGGTGCCGCTCGACGTCGTGCGGGCGGAGCAGTGGGCGCACGTCGTGGACACGGCCGTCCGCACGTACGGCGGAGTCGACGTGCTGGTGAACAACGCCGGTGTGTTCCTGGCCAAGGGCGTCCTCGAGACCGAGCGGGAGGACTGGGACCGTGTCCTGTCGATCAACGCCATGGGGGTCTGGCTCGGGATGAAGGCCGTGATCCCGCAGATGCAGAGGCGCGGCGGGGGGTCGATCGTGAACTGCTCGTCGATCGCGGGGCTGATCGGCGGCGAGGCCGACGGGCACGGCGCGGCGTACAGCGCGTCCAAGGGCGCGGTGCGGTCGATGACGAAGCACGCGGCGCAGTGGTTCGCGGGCGACGGCATCCGGGTCAACTCGGTGCACCCGGGCGCGGTGTTCACCGGGATGGCCCGGGCCGCCGGGATCGAGTCGCGGGAGGCGATGGCGGCGTTCGACCAGGGCCGCACGCCGCTGCCGCCGCACGTCGGCGAGCCGATGGACATCGCGTACGGCTACCTGTACCTCGCCAGCGACGAGTCCGCGTTCGTCACCGGGGCCGAGCTGGTGATCGACGGCGGCTGGACGACGCACTGA
- a CDS encoding PPOX class F420-dependent oxidoreductase has translation MARPPLPPDAVAMLRRPNPAVMATLRPDGAPVSAATWYLWREDGRVLLNLDGSRVRLRHLRRDPRVTLTVLDGDDWYTHVTLVGRVVELAEDVDRSGIDRLSRHYTGHPYADRESPRWDAVVEVERWHGWGAHRG, from the coding sequence GTGGCCCGTCCGCCGCTGCCGCCCGACGCCGTCGCGATGCTGCGACGCCCGAACCCCGCCGTGATGGCGACGCTGCGCCCCGACGGTGCGCCGGTGTCCGCCGCGACCTGGTACCTGTGGCGGGAGGACGGCCGGGTGCTGCTGAACCTCGACGGCTCCCGGGTGCGGCTCCGGCACCTGCGCCGCGACCCCCGCGTGACCCTCACGGTGCTGGACGGGGACGACTGGTACACGCACGTGACGCTCGTGGGGCGGGTCGTGGAGCTCGCGGAGGACGTCGACCGCTCGGGCATCGACCGGCTGTCCCGGCACTACACCGGGCACCCGTACGCGGACCGCGAGAGCCCGCGGTGGGACGCGGTGGTGGAGGTCGAGCGCTGGCACGGCTGGGGCGCGCACCGCGGGTGA
- a CDS encoding DoxX family protein, whose product MSTAHQPTHRTVHPAVLVETDLVSTLSARRWLAATRLAIGFVFLWAFLDKLFGLTYSTGAVVDGQQLGTAWVDGGSPTAGYLASVTGPAEGFFDWLDPTVADWLFMLALAGIGIAVVTGAGLYVAAGAGTLLMALMWLAEWPPTQGSTNPAVDSHVIFALVLIVCAVLRSGDTWGIGRWWAQTSAVRRLPVLR is encoded by the coding sequence ATGAGCACCGCGCACCAGCCCACGCACCGGACCGTCCACCCGGCGGTCCTCGTCGAGACCGACCTGGTCTCGACCCTCTCGGCCCGCCGGTGGCTCGCCGCCACCCGGCTCGCGATCGGGTTCGTCTTCCTGTGGGCGTTCCTCGACAAGCTCTTCGGTCTGACCTACTCCACGGGGGCCGTCGTCGACGGGCAGCAGCTCGGGACGGCCTGGGTGGACGGCGGGTCGCCGACGGCGGGCTACCTCGCGTCGGTGACCGGCCCGGCCGAGGGGTTCTTCGACTGGCTCGACCCGACCGTCGCCGACTGGCTGTTCATGCTCGCGCTCGCGGGCATCGGCATCGCCGTCGTCACGGGGGCGGGGCTGTACGTGGCCGCCGGCGCCGGGACGCTCCTCATGGCCCTCATGTGGCTGGCGGAGTGGCCACCGACGCAGGGGTCGACGAACCCCGCCGTCGACTCGCACGTGATCTTCGCGCTCGTGCTCATCGTCTGCGCGGTCCTGCGCTCGGGCGACACCTGGGGCATCGGGCGCTGGTGGGCGCAGACGTCGGCGGTCCGCCGCCTGCCCGTGCTGCGCTGA
- a CDS encoding LuxR C-terminal-related transcriptional regulator: MSQDLSPAARAGTAPGVPVLSERERVVLRELVSAQTLDEVAGRLYVSRNTVKSQVLSIHRKLGVTCRADAVAWARAHLPDVAGPGRTGGGAEVGAGAGVAAPRATAVPARPLGAPRRPGP; this comes from the coding sequence GTGAGCCAGGACCTGTCACCGGCAGCCCGTGCCGGGACCGCGCCGGGGGTGCCGGTGCTGAGCGAGCGCGAGCGGGTCGTGCTGCGGGAGCTCGTCAGCGCCCAGACGCTCGACGAGGTGGCCGGGCGGCTGTACGTGTCGCGCAACACCGTGAAGTCGCAGGTGCTCAGCATCCACCGCAAGCTCGGTGTCACGTGCCGCGCGGACGCGGTCGCCTGGGCGCGGGCGCACCTGCCCGACGTCGCGGGACCCGGTCGCACCGGAGGGGGCGCGGAGGTCGGGGCCGGCGCGGGCGTCGCTGCGCCCCGCGCGACGGCCGTCCCCGCCCGCCCGCTCGGGGCTCCCCGGCGCCCGGGCCCGTGA
- a CDS encoding DUF1918 domain-containing protein — translation MRAAVGDRIVVPGPQVDAPDRDGEIVAVPHPDGSPPYSVRWSDTGHVGLFFPGPGVTVHHGDEPPRHRT, via the coding sequence ATGAGAGCCGCAGTGGGGGACCGCATCGTGGTCCCCGGACCGCAGGTCGACGCCCCCGACCGTGACGGCGAGATCGTCGCCGTGCCGCACCCCGACGGGTCGCCGCCCTACTCCGTGCGCTGGTCCGACACCGGTCACGTGGGTCTGTTCTTCCCGGGCCCCGGCGTGACCGTGCACCACGGCGACGAGCCCCCGCGCCACCGCACGTGA